The sequence below is a genomic window from Ipomoea triloba cultivar NCNSP0323 chromosome 10, ASM357664v1.
tatttatttatttatttatttatttctggATCCAACCCTGATTAGGGTGTTCCATAACCATTCTTTCTTATccaaaacaaattattatactGGGAGACCAAGTCCAAAAAGCAACCATCATAAATCATATTGCTTTTGCTTCAAGTACTTGTCAAtcgttatttataatttatttctcattgaGTTTGGGCGAatcaatttttctttaaataaaatttgagatttccaactttaaaagaaatatatatatatacttagagGCCGGGttctctaattaattaattctatgATATATGATAGTACTTCATAATGTTATATGATAATACAATATTTGTCGGTATTACtcagaatttttttataaaattaaaaagcaaaTAAAGCCAAGAAATAGAATATATAccgaaaagaaagaagaagaaaagtctgcataaaataacaaaaaagaaCACGTTTCATTGATATTAAATTATTGATCGAGATTGATTTATAATAGAACCCTACCGAGACTCGActgatttaaatttttaacaaagagaGTTGGGTAGCTGTATCACAAGTGACAGTGAAGTTATCAAGTGGCATGTGCAAATTAAATTGTCTTGGCACAACTTGGGATTGACACAAGTCACCGTTGATGGCTAGTAGACAAATccacaacattaaaaattttaaatcttaaattttaaattttcacagCTATTACACCATTTTCACATTTAATccctgaaaattaatttttcacattCGGTcttataacttttaaaatcttGTTATACTTGATTCTCCAACCTAATCTTATTAgtgatcaatttttttaattgagaatatcataaaaatgaaaaatttatcATTCAAGATAAGTTACTTGACTATTATACACTCATATTCAATAACATAGAGCTGAGATACACATTTGATCATCAGGTGACTGAAAATTAAATCTGATGGTTAAAAATTCATAGGagtaaatgtaaaataaataaataattaattgtctTTCATATGCTCTCACATACACATTCACATATATGCGGCATAGTCGTTATTATGCTAATAACTAACCACCCTCTCCCAACACTCAACCACTAAACATATTTACCCTTTCCCATCCCTCTCTCATCAGCTCCCATCAATCCCTTCAATATTCATTCAGAGATCGAAACATGGGAAATTGCATGGACAAAACCTCGGAATTTCCGAAGCAAGAACACGGAGAAGCTAGGAATAGGAGGGTAAAGGTTGTGGTGAGGAAGGAGGAGTTGGAGTGGGTGCTCTCGCAGCTCAAGCTCCGACAGGGAAGAAAAACATCATTGGAAGATGTGTTGGAAGAATTGGAGAGATGCAGAGGAAAGGCTAAAGCTTCTGTTGCTGCTACCACATGGAAACCTTCTCTTGAAGTCATAACTGAGAGCCCTTTTGAATTGCATGAGGTGATGGATAAATCATAGATAGATGATGAATCATGAATCTATCTCTATCATCAACTGCATGCTTTAGTGGTTTTGAGTTAGCTAAGGTGTAAGTTTGTTGTTGTAAATTATGGTTTATGTCCCTTTTCAACACTAAATCCAATAATAAAACTTGTTTCTTTTGATTTCCTCCCTAGCTATTCAAATTATTGTGATTGCTCTAATTTCATCGGTTTAACTATAATCTCAAAATTTCAAACCTTCTTTAATCGAAACGGTGAGTTATAAATAGTCAATAATGTTTAACACTTGTGCAGTTGTGCTCATACAATTTAAGATGTAAAACTCAACCTTCATCTCAACTGGTCATATCATAGAGTTGCGATGAAATTTGTTACAAGAGACCAAGAATCAAATCTCACTAACAACACTAAtttgggagcaacctctcaaaatgaggGGTTTTTTGTGCGCAGTAAACAAAAGTACGTCTAGCATATGTTCATCAGTTGGGCCACAATGATTTACCCCTCCGCAAATTGTCCGGCCGAGATATATGAGGGCACCTAGAGTAAACCATTCCACCTTTTTGTCACAAGAGATCCCATTATCTCAACTAGTATTAGCTTGGTTGCATGAGTATTTGTTGATTTACTTGCGAAATTTTgtcaataatttaaatttttcttgtaatgtatcaatatttttgtaattttttaaaactgaaAACAAAATTTGGTACACTAACCTCCTACTTGTATATCTAATAACCATATCTGGCTTCGATAATAATTTGGAATGAAGTTGTTGTAAGATCCCGGCCATTTGAGGAGTATATATTGaggaatattaattaaaaaactgATTTAATAATggatttttttctcaaataaggATCATTTATTTCAATTGCGGTGAACAAATTAATAtgttatcatattttttttagacgAAAAGAGAAATCTATAGCTATTATTCAATAgacaataatatacattaagTAAACCTCACTCCTGTATTATAATCAATAAATGGAGAGAAATAAAAAGCAGATGAGTTCAACCACACaagagggttttttttttttttaattaattttttttttggctgcCATTATCAACATATATGAGCATTAAATTAGATGCAACTGTCCAGCTTTCATTAAGACAGGAGGACGTTGACGATGTTTGTTAGGGGTCTCCTCACATTAAATAACTGACAGTACAAATGACATCATAAGACTTGGTCTAggaaaataacatatattaataattgagaTTGTGGGTAACACAATGTTGGAGTTTATTCTACACGCAACAACTTGTATTTGATATTCCACCAAAATGTACTTAATACTGTCTCAATTGTGATGCATAATACTCTTCTATAGTAACCTAAAACTTTTTTTTCGGGTTTGCCCAAAGGTATCCCTCCAGCCGACAGCCAAAAGACTAACCCTCGTCCCAacggtcagcacactaagtggtaggggatTGGCCAAATggttgctccattcacatgggtgggGATCGAACCCCCAGTACCTAAAACTTTATTATAAGGATGTTTGATAAATAGCTCTTAGCTACACCCTATTATAtgtaaaagtacaattaaaaaataagtatatatacttTTGGAGTTCATAGTTTTAATGCGTAAATGCACTTttacatatcatatatatagaaTGCATTTTGTAATTTTTCACGGTCCACTTTTACATTCGCATGTTCACACCTAGGCGTCCATTCTCATTTGATCTTACCCCTAT
It includes:
- the LOC116033320 gene encoding uncharacterized protein LOC116033320, which codes for MGNCMDKTSEFPKQEHGEARNRRVKVVVRKEELEWVLSQLKLRQGRKTSLEDVLEELERCRGKAKASVAATTWKPSLEVITESPFELHEVMDKS